Proteins found in one Roseovarius pelagicus genomic segment:
- a CDS encoding DUF983 domain-containing protein codes for MSDNTAEIVDAPEAERELWPALRKGFRRKCPNCGSGPLMKSYLKVRDTCTVCREDLSQNRADDGPAYLTILIVGHLMAPLLHIVFVRFRPEPLVLFTIFAIGCVSLSLYLLPRLKGCVVAFQWARQMHGFGKKA; via the coding sequence ATGTCCGATAATACTGCTGAAATCGTTGATGCGCCTGAAGCAGAGCGCGAGCTCTGGCCTGCGCTGCGCAAGGGGTTTCGCCGCAAATGCCCCAATTGCGGGTCAGGTCCGCTGATGAAAAGCTATCTCAAGGTGCGCGACACCTGCACGGTTTGCCGCGAGGACCTTTCGCAAAATCGCGCAGATGATGGGCCAGCCTATCTGACAATCCTGATCGTGGGGCACCTCATGGCACCGTTGCTGCATATCGTTTTCGTGCGCTTCCGCCCGGAACCACTGGTACTCTTCACGATATTCGCTATTGGCTGCGTCAGCCTGTCACTCTACCTTCTGCCCAGACTAAAGGGGTGTGTTGTGGCGTTTCAGTGGGCCCGGCAAATGCACGGGTTCGGCAAAAAAGCCTGA
- a CDS encoding EF-hand domain-containing protein has protein sequence MENTGKIICLGVAIMLGTVSVGAADTDKGERMHGPRHSFEEIDTNADGQITREEIAAHRADRFAAVDTDGDGALSEAELTAQAEARTARRVARMIKRHDANGDGVLSQEEMESRHKRDHFKRMDTDGDGAISAEEFAEFKPHRGHGKGHGKNKKSAD, from the coding sequence ATGGAAAATACAGGCAAAATCATCTGCCTCGGCGTCGCGATCATGCTGGGAACAGTCAGTGTCGGTGCGGCAGATACCGACAAGGGCGAGCGTATGCATGGTCCACGGCACAGCTTTGAGGAGATCGATACCAATGCAGATGGGCAAATCACCCGCGAAGAGATTGCAGCGCATCGTGCGGATCGCTTTGCAGCGGTGGACACCGATGGCGATGGTGCCCTTTCCGAGGCTGAACTGACGGCTCAGGCCGAGGCCCGTACTGCCCGTCGTGTGGCCCGCATGATCAAGCGGCATGATGCCAATGGGGATGGTGTGCTTAGCCAGGAAGAGATGGAATCGCGTCACAAGCGCGACCATTTCAAACGCATGGACACCGACGGTGACGGCGCTATCTCGGCCGAAGAGTTCGCGGAGTTTAAACCTCATCGTGGCCACGGCAAAGGTCATGGCAAGAACAAGAAGAGCGCGGACTGA
- a CDS encoding RNA polymerase sigma factor yields MEMPLDAMDEAPDDVLLARFAQGDAGAARVLTLRMTPRVFAHAVRMLGNRAEAEDVAQEAMLRLWRVASDWRAGEAKVTTWLYRVTANLCLDRLRRGDGIAQEMTEEPVDPAPGPGAAMQEQSRTDALQAALARLPERQRQAVVLRHLDGLGNIQIAEIMGISAEAVESLTARGKRALSADLAGRQAELGYRDE; encoded by the coding sequence ATGGAGATGCCGCTAGACGCAATGGATGAAGCGCCGGACGATGTGCTGTTGGCGCGCTTTGCCCAAGGGGACGCGGGCGCCGCACGGGTTTTGACGCTGCGGATGACGCCGCGTGTTTTCGCGCATGCGGTGCGGATGCTGGGCAACCGCGCCGAAGCCGAGGATGTAGCGCAGGAGGCAATGCTGCGGCTGTGGCGTGTGGCCTCTGACTGGCGCGCAGGCGAGGCAAAGGTGACGACCTGGCTTTATCGGGTGACGGCCAATCTATGCCTTGATCGGTTGCGGCGCGGTGATGGCATTGCGCAAGAAATGACCGAAGAACCGGTTGATCCGGCACCGGGGCCGGGCGCTGCGATGCAAGAGCAAAGCCGCACTGACGCTTTGCAGGCAGCATTGGCGCGGTTGCCGGAGCGGCAGCGGCAAGCAGTGGTGCTGCGGCATCTGGATGGGCTGGGGAATATTCAGATCGCCGAGATCATGGGAATTAGTGCTGAGGCGGTCGAGAGCCTGACCGCACGCGGAAAACGGGCGCTGTCAGCCGATCTGGCGGGCAGGCAAGCCGAACTGGGGTATCGCGATGAGTGA
- a CDS encoding periplasmic heavy metal sensor gives MAEEQHVRPRMSGRLRILLALSLGLNLLVVGVVAGAAINTHKWRDHGGRHEMMGGPLTRALSDEDRRAIGRAMRAARPDKSETRAERGAAMTALLSELRRVPFDPVALAAKMEASHAKMRDRVAQGQALLLDRLTAMTDEERAAYADRVETHRRHRR, from the coding sequence ATGGCGGAAGAACAACATGTACGGCCACGGATGAGCGGTCGGTTGCGCATCTTGCTGGCGCTGTCGCTGGGACTGAACCTGCTGGTTGTCGGGGTGGTTGCGGGCGCGGCGATCAACACGCACAAATGGCGCGATCACGGAGGTCGCCACGAGATGATGGGCGGGCCATTGACCCGTGCACTGAGTGACGAGGACCGGCGTGCGATCGGCCGCGCGATGCGGGCAGCAAGGCCTGATAAGAGTGAGACGAGGGCGGAACGCGGCGCGGCCATGACCGCGCTTCTGTCCGAGCTGCGCAGGGTGCCGTTTGATCCTGTTGCGCTGGCCGCGAAAATGGAGGCAAGTCACGCTAAGATGCGAGATCGGGTCGCACAGGGGCAGGCGCTGTTGCTGGACCGGCTGACGGCCATGACCGATGAGGAGCGCGCGGCCTATGCGGACCGGGTTGAAACGCATCGGCGGCACCGTCGTTAA
- a CDS encoding diguanylate cyclase, producing the protein MSGNILIVDAVATNRIVLKVKLTSAHFSVSQAANAADALRCASATPPDMIIVGTPLPDADIAGFIDQLRARRSLAATPVVALLSPGDWTGRTAALRAGADDVVSHPLDERTLMARIRSLLRQHHNLQDLRLNTSPDNISGFADAQSRFAVRGQIAIVAADRASAMALRTRLSRCSAHHLTIITADQPMTAQIGARAPDIFVIMTDQNNHDTGQKVMAELRASPDTRHSHIMAVVQDAAPQMVATLLDLGANDIMTDVADTQELALRLNNQILRKQVVDHLRCRMQDGLRDAMIDPLTGLYNRRFALPFLQQLIEAPNERSRPFAVMVADLDHFKRVNDTLGHASGDAVLRQVATLLQGNLRDADMIARIGGEEFLIVLPDTPCAVARGTADRLCQLIRDAAIALPDGGTPTRVTISIGVTLVHDARAPGPLSLDTVLSEADRALYAAKARGRNTVTYSAMSAA; encoded by the coding sequence ATGTCAGGGAACATTCTGATCGTCGATGCCGTCGCGACCAACAGGATCGTCCTGAAGGTCAAACTGACATCGGCGCATTTCAGCGTCAGCCAAGCCGCCAACGCGGCCGACGCCTTGCGCTGTGCCAGCGCGACGCCACCTGACATGATCATTGTCGGGACGCCGTTGCCCGATGCGGACATCGCGGGGTTTATCGACCAACTGCGCGCGCGTCGTAGCCTTGCCGCGACACCTGTTGTTGCCTTGCTGAGCCCTGGTGACTGGACCGGACGAACGGCCGCGTTGCGAGCCGGTGCCGATGACGTTGTGAGCCATCCGCTGGACGAGCGGACGCTGATGGCGCGCATCCGTAGCCTTCTGCGACAACACCACAATCTGCAGGATTTGCGCCTCAATACCAGTCCTGACAACATCAGCGGTTTTGCCGATGCACAAAGCCGTTTTGCCGTACGCGGGCAGATTGCCATTGTCGCAGCCGACCGAGCATCGGCCATGGCCCTGCGCACAAGACTGTCACGCTGCTCGGCTCACCATCTGACGATCATCACTGCGGATCAGCCTATGACCGCGCAGATCGGCGCACGAGCACCGGACATCTTTGTGATCATGACCGACCAGAACAACCATGACACCGGGCAAAAGGTCATGGCGGAATTACGCGCGTCCCCCGACACCCGTCACAGTCATATCATGGCGGTTGTGCAGGATGCAGCGCCGCAGATGGTTGCAACATTACTTGATCTTGGCGCGAACGACATCATGACCGACGTCGCCGACACACAAGAACTGGCATTGCGGCTGAATAACCAGATATTGCGTAAGCAAGTAGTCGATCACCTGAGGTGCCGTATGCAAGACGGCTTGCGTGATGCAATGATTGATCCTTTGACCGGACTCTACAATCGGCGCTTTGCTCTGCCATTCTTGCAACAATTGATCGAAGCACCGAATGAACGTTCCCGCCCCTTTGCCGTAATGGTTGCCGACCTGGACCACTTCAAGCGGGTCAATGACACGCTCGGTCATGCCTCAGGCGATGCAGTGCTGCGGCAGGTCGCCACGCTCTTGCAGGGCAACCTGCGAGACGCCGACATGATTGCCCGGATCGGCGGCGAGGAATTCCTGATCGTACTCCCTGACACCCCTTGCGCCGTGGCGCGAGGAACAGCCGACAGGCTGTGTCAGCTGATCAGGGACGCTGCGATCGCGCTCCCCGATGGAGGAACTCCTACCCGTGTGACAATCAGCATCGGCGTGACGCTTGTACATGACGCGCGCGCACCTGGTCCACTTAGTCTGGACACGGTACTGAGCGAGGCCGACCGTGCGCTCTATGCAGCCAAGGCCCGCGGGCGCAACACGGTCACCTACAGCGCCATGTCCGCAGCCTGA
- a CDS encoding DUF3572 domain-containing protein, with product MTQTREAAETIGLKCLAWLIGNEDLLPVFMGATGASEADLRSGAHEPAFLGAVLDFVLMDDVWIIAFCEAEGMKYETLRHARAALPGGQEVSWT from the coding sequence ATGACCCAAACGCGGGAAGCCGCCGAAACAATCGGCCTGAAATGCCTGGCATGGTTGATCGGCAACGAAGATCTGCTGCCTGTCTTCATGGGGGCGACGGGCGCATCCGAGGCTGATCTGCGCTCTGGTGCGCATGAGCCTGCCTTTCTTGGGGCTGTGCTGGATTTCGTCTTGATGGACGATGTCTGGATTATCGCGTTTTGCGAGGCAGAAGGGATGAAATACGAGACGCTGCGCCATGCGCGCGCGGCGCTACCAGGCGGGCAAGAGGTCAGTTGGACATGA
- a CDS encoding HAD family hydrolase gives MKSTRDIGGIVFDKDGTLFDFHTTWASWAMRLMQSLSDAHGVPIQHLADAADFDLGSERINPTSALIAATNRECAEALATAIPGIDIDVLEHEMMISSADVPLAPSVPLEPFLNGLRSRGLRLGVMTNDTEYGARAHLSSAGVLERFDFVAGFDSGHGAKPAPGPLLAFAHAVGIAPETAVMVGDSTHDLIAGRRAGMHTIGVLTGIAEREDLLPHADVVLPDIGHIPAWLDG, from the coding sequence ATGAAAAGCACACGCGATATTGGCGGGATCGTCTTTGACAAGGATGGCACGCTGTTTGATTTTCACACGACCTGGGCCAGTTGGGCAATGCGGCTGATGCAATCGCTTTCCGATGCGCACGGCGTTCCGATCCAGCATCTTGCCGATGCGGCAGATTTTGATCTTGGCAGCGAGCGTATCAATCCCACCAGCGCGCTGATCGCAGCAACAAATCGCGAATGCGCCGAGGCGTTGGCCACAGCCATTCCGGGTATTGATATCGACGTGCTTGAGCATGAGATGATGATCAGTTCGGCGGACGTACCGCTGGCGCCATCTGTGCCGTTGGAGCCTTTTTTAAATGGGTTACGGTCGCGCGGTCTGCGCTTGGGGGTGATGACCAACGATACCGAATATGGCGCCCGCGCGCATCTGAGCAGCGCCGGTGTTCTCGAACGGTTCGATTTCGTTGCAGGCTTCGATTCGGGCCACGGGGCCAAGCCAGCGCCGGGTCCATTGCTGGCGTTTGCACATGCCGTCGGGATCGCGCCGGAAACGGCGGTGATGGTAGGCGACAGCACACATGACCTGATCGCGGGACGGCGCGCCGGGATGCACACGATCGGTGTTCTGACCGGGATCGCCGAACGAGAAGACCTGCTGCCCCACGCCGATGTTGTTTTGCCCGACATTGGCCATATTCCCGCTTGGCTGGACGGGTGA
- a CDS encoding DMT family transporter, giving the protein MRQHPLFGLALALFGALVLTPDAMLMRLSKMDGVQMMGWRGLCMGGVMITGWALLSNARRADLAAVTNRFGALIILCQCLNSALFSLGIANAPAAVVLIGVATVPVFSALLAWGVLGERARPATWLAIAAVMSGIGIAVFGDHSDEIGFDWAALLGAVAGLGVASVLALNFVVLRARPDLPIALLIGMGALCSGVIGTMLTGPSAMPDGQIWAMALTGAVVLPISFFSLSLAARYTPASNVSLLLLLETVLGPFWVWLAMDEAASPAMLLGGAIVVLSLAIYLLNERRLLLRQRHHAG; this is encoded by the coding sequence GTGAGGCAGCATCCACTCTTTGGGCTGGCGCTAGCACTTTTTGGCGCGTTGGTGCTGACGCCCGATGCGATGCTGATGCGCCTGTCAAAGATGGATGGCGTACAAATGATGGGCTGGCGCGGGCTATGCATGGGCGGGGTGATGATCACCGGGTGGGCGCTGCTGAGTAACGCGCGGCGTGCGGACCTTGCGGCGGTGACGAACCGTTTCGGGGCGCTGATAATTCTGTGCCAATGTCTGAATTCCGCACTATTCAGCCTCGGGATCGCCAACGCACCGGCTGCAGTCGTTCTTATCGGTGTCGCTACGGTGCCCGTATTCTCTGCGTTGTTGGCCTGGGGAGTGCTGGGAGAACGGGCGCGTCCGGCGACATGGCTGGCAATTGCGGCGGTAATGTCAGGTATCGGCATTGCGGTTTTCGGTGATCACTCAGACGAGATCGGGTTTGACTGGGCCGCTCTGCTGGGGGCTGTTGCTGGCCTTGGCGTCGCGTCGGTGCTGGCATTGAACTTTGTCGTGCTGCGGGCGCGGCCGGATCTGCCCATCGCCCTGCTGATCGGCATGGGAGCGTTGTGCAGCGGGGTGATTGGCACGATGCTGACCGGCCCCAGCGCCATGCCCGATGGGCAGATATGGGCAATGGCGCTGACCGGGGCTGTGGTGCTGCCGATCTCGTTTTTCTCATTGTCGCTGGCCGCGCGGTACACGCCTGCGTCAAATGTCAGTCTGCTGTTGTTGCTCGAAACCGTGCTGGGACCATTTTGGGTGTGGCTAGCGATGGATGAAGCTGCCAGCCCGGCGATGTTGCTGGGGGGTGCGATCGTCGTTTTGAGCCTCGCGATCTACTTGCTCAACGAACGCCGCTTGCTTCTCCGTCAACGTCATCATGCAGGCTGA
- a CDS encoding trimethylamine methyltransferase family protein, whose protein sequence is MADVPKRRKRGGGRAGNADRRGRAVIDQMPWAPPINLDRPTEPLNEAGVLAIHDGAMRILEEIGMQILNPEALEIFRASGGCTIEGEKVRMGRDFVMEHVAKAPPEWTITPRNPERAITMGGRHLNFGNVSSPPSYWDMEIGKKVTGTREMCANLLKLSQYFNCVHFVGGYPVEPQDIHASIRHLDVLYDKLTLTDKVAHAYCLGKERVEDVMEMVRIAGGHTHEEFESGPKMYTNINSTSPLKHDYPMLDGWMRLARRNQGLVVTPFTLAGAMAPVTMSGAVAQSLAEGLVAVVLAQLIRPGACCAIGTFTSNVDMKSGAPAFGTPEYMRATQMTGQLARFYKLPMRASGVCAANVPDGQAMWETSNSLWSAVQSGAHMVYHAAGWLEGGLIASPEKFVMDCEILQHIQRYMDPILTATGPDEIALDAIREVGGEGHYFGIQHTQDRYTTAFYQPYLSDWRNFEAWEAAGGVWTAQRAHQVYRDIIASYEEPPMEDSIREELGAFVERRKSEGGAPTDF, encoded by the coding sequence ATGGCCGATGTCCCCAAGCGTAGAAAACGCGGAGGTGGTCGCGCGGGGAACGCGGACCGTCGTGGTCGTGCTGTGATTGATCAGATGCCATGGGCACCGCCGATCAACCTCGACCGCCCGACCGAACCGCTGAACGAGGCGGGGGTGCTGGCGATCCACGACGGTGCCATGCGCATTCTCGAAGAAATCGGAATGCAGATCCTCAATCCCGAAGCATTGGAGATTTTCCGCGCCTCAGGAGGCTGTACCATAGAGGGCGAGAAAGTCCGCATGGGCCGTGACTTCGTGATGGAGCATGTGGCCAAAGCTCCGCCCGAATGGACGATCACGCCGCGCAATCCGGAGCGCGCGATCACGATGGGAGGCCGACACCTCAACTTTGGCAACGTATCCTCGCCACCCAGCTATTGGGATATGGAAATCGGCAAGAAAGTGACCGGCACGCGCGAGATGTGCGCCAATCTGTTGAAACTCAGTCAATATTTCAACTGCGTGCATTTCGTTGGCGGTTACCCGGTGGAGCCGCAGGACATCCATGCCAGTATCCGTCACCTTGATGTGCTCTATGACAAGCTGACGCTGACGGACAAGGTGGCGCATGCCTACTGTCTGGGTAAGGAACGGGTCGAGGACGTGATGGAGATGGTGCGCATCGCGGGCGGGCACACACATGAGGAGTTCGAGAGCGGTCCCAAGATGTACACCAACATCAATTCCACCTCGCCTCTGAAGCATGATTACCCGATGCTGGATGGCTGGATGCGGTTGGCGCGGCGTAACCAAGGCCTTGTTGTTACACCATTTACTCTGGCCGGTGCGATGGCGCCTGTGACGATGTCAGGCGCGGTGGCGCAGTCTCTGGCCGAAGGGCTGGTGGCGGTGGTGCTGGCACAATTGATCCGGCCGGGGGCATGCTGTGCGATTGGGACATTCACCAGTAATGTGGACATGAAATCGGGGGCACCGGCCTTTGGCACACCCGAATACATGCGCGCCACCCAGATGACCGGGCAACTGGCACGGTTCTATAAATTGCCGATGCGCGCCAGCGGGGTTTGCGCGGCAAATGTGCCGGATGGGCAGGCGATGTGGGAGACATCCAACAGCCTGTGGTCGGCGGTGCAATCCGGCGCGCATATGGTTTATCATGCGGCGGGCTGGCTGGAAGGCGGGCTGATCGCCAGCCCGGAAAAATTCGTGATGGATTGCGAAATACTACAGCATATTCAACGATATATGGACCCAATTCTGACAGCGACCGGCCCGGACGAGATCGCCCTCGACGCCATACGAGAGGTCGGTGGCGAGGGTCACTATTTTGGCATCCAGCATACGCAGGACCGCTATACCACCGCATTTTATCAGCCCTATCTCAGCGACTGGCGCAATTTTGAGGCATGGGAGGCGGCGGGTGGTGTCTGGACAGCACAGCGCGCGCATCAGGTATATCGAGACATTATTGCCAGTTATGAAGAACCGCCGATGGAGGACAGCATCCGAGAAGAACTTGGCGCATTCGTGGAGCGGCGGAAATCCGAGGGCGGGGCGCCAACGGATTTCTGA
- a CDS encoding ABC transporter permease, which translates to MSRNIAILASTCLALALWQAVVSLGGMPPFILPAPLRVAETLWTSRAIIIDNAWVTMAEVLAGLVLGGVLGGATAIGLAASSIARQLVRPMLVFSQAVPVFALAPILTLWFGYGMGSKIAMALLIIYFPVTSAFFDALMRTPQPWLDMARIMGASPSRIMWRIRVPSALPGLASGLRLAAVYAPIGAIIGEWVGASKGLGYLMLLANGRAKTDLMFAALIVLAIFTVLLHAAVDRACRATLDLNREGDGGV; encoded by the coding sequence ATGAGCCGGAACATCGCCATTCTTGCGTCAACCTGCCTCGCGCTGGCACTCTGGCAGGCTGTGGTCAGCCTCGGGGGGATGCCGCCCTTTATCCTGCCCGCCCCCCTGCGCGTGGCCGAAACGCTCTGGACCAGCCGGGCGATCATCATAGACAACGCTTGGGTCACGATGGCCGAGGTGCTGGCCGGTCTGGTTCTGGGCGGTGTGCTGGGCGGTGCCACTGCCATCGGCCTCGCGGCGTCCTCCATCGCCCGCCAGCTGGTGCGCCCGATGCTGGTGTTCAGTCAGGCGGTCCCGGTGTTCGCGTTGGCCCCGATCCTGACACTCTGGTTCGGCTACGGGATGGGGTCGAAGATCGCGATGGCCCTGCTGATCATCTACTTTCCGGTCACGTCAGCCTTCTTTGACGCGCTGATGCGCACGCCGCAACCGTGGCTCGACATGGCCCGGATCATGGGCGCATCTCCCTCGCGCATCATGTGGCGCATTCGGGTGCCCAGCGCCCTGCCCGGACTTGCCTCTGGTCTGCGCCTTGCCGCCGTGTATGCACCCATCGGTGCGATCATCGGCGAATGGGTCGGCGCGTCCAAGGGGCTGGGCTATCTCATGCTGCTGGCGAACGGTCGTGCCAAGACAGACCTGATGTTCGCGGCGCTCATCGTGCTGGCCATCTTTACAGTACTGCTGCATGCTGCGGTGGATCGGGCCTGCCGCGCCACCCTTGACCTAAATCGGGAGGGCGATGGCGGGGTTTGA
- a CDS encoding ABC transporter ATP-binding protein, with the protein MTAPGLLIDGSARIGDVPVLAPIRFNVPAGRWTCLLGPSGVGKSTLLRLIAGVADEATLTGQITATDGAPLAGRVAMMAQDPLLMPWLSVTDNVMLGSRLRGDRAEPDRAAKVLASVGLSEHAAKRPTTLSGGQRQRAALARTLMEDRPIVLLDEPFSALDARTRLMMQEMTADRLQGCTVMMVTHDPAEAARLGDRIAILSATGIEDHPAPSTSVPRHVDDAETLQIQGRLLARLREAP; encoded by the coding sequence ATGACTGCGCCCGGCCTCCTCATCGACGGATCGGCACGCATCGGTGACGTGCCGGTGCTTGCGCCGATCCGGTTCAATGTGCCCGCCGGGCGCTGGACCTGCCTGCTCGGGCCCTCGGGCGTGGGCAAATCTACATTGTTGCGCCTGATCGCAGGTGTCGCGGACGAGGCCACGCTCACCGGGCAGATCACCGCCACCGACGGCGCGCCGCTCGCTGGACGTGTCGCTATGATGGCGCAGGATCCGTTGCTGATGCCGTGGCTCAGCGTCACCGACAATGTCATGTTGGGCAGCCGATTGCGCGGCGACCGTGCCGAACCGGACCGCGCAGCCAAGGTGCTGGCCTCCGTGGGCCTTTCCGAACACGCCGCGAAACGTCCCACCACCCTGTCAGGCGGCCAACGTCAACGCGCCGCGCTCGCCCGGACATTGATGGAGGATCGGCCCATTGTCCTGCTGGACGAGCCATTCTCGGCACTCGACGCACGCACACGCCTGATGATGCAGGAAATGACGGCGGACCGGCTACAGGGCTGCACTGTGATGATGGTCACCCACGACCCGGCAGAGGCCGCACGTCTGGGCGACCGGATCGCTATTCTGTCGGCAACCGGGATCGAGGATCACCCGGCGCCATCCACCAGCGTCCCGCGCCATGTGGACGACGCTGAAACCCTGCAAATTCAGGGGCGGCTTCTGGCCCGATTGCGAGAAGCACCATGA
- the tenA gene encoding thiaminase II yields the protein MSSYGQTFAAWRAGAEGHWRAYTHHPFVEGLGDGTLPRAAYLHYLVQDYSFLIHFSRAWALAVTKAETPEEMRFAARTLDSLLNDEIALHVATCAREGLSEDDVFAAAEREENLAYTRYVLDAGHSGDFLDLLAALAPCVMGYGEIGARLGREAGETPYREWIDTYAGADNQRVCQEVGALIDGAVLRRLGPRPQTSPRWANIQNRFTTATRLEVRFWDMGLTP from the coding sequence ATGAGCAGCTACGGCCAGACTTTTGCCGCATGGCGCGCCGGAGCCGAAGGGCACTGGCGCGCCTACACCCATCACCCCTTTGTCGAGGGACTGGGTGACGGCACGCTGCCGCGAGCGGCCTATCTGCATTATCTGGTGCAGGATTACAGCTTCCTCATCCACTTCTCGCGCGCATGGGCGCTGGCAGTGACCAAAGCCGAAACACCCGAGGAAATGCGCTTTGCCGCCCGCACACTCGATTCCCTACTGAATGACGAGATCGCGTTGCATGTCGCCACCTGTGCCCGCGAGGGTCTGAGCGAAGACGACGTGTTCGCCGCCGCCGAGCGCGAGGAAAACCTCGCCTATACCCGCTATGTGCTGGACGCGGGTCACTCCGGCGATTTTCTTGATCTGCTGGCGGCGCTCGCGCCCTGCGTCATGGGCTATGGCGAAATTGGTGCGCGTCTGGGCCGCGAGGCAGGCGAAACGCCGTATCGGGAATGGATCGACACCTATGCGGGGGCCGATAATCAGCGCGTCTGCCAAGAGGTCGGTGCCCTCATCGACGGTGCCGTCCTGCGCCGCCTTGGCCCGCGTCCACAAACCAGCCCCCGTTGGGCAAACATTCAAAACCGGTTCACCACAGCCACCCGGCTCGAAGTGCGGTTCTGGGACATGGGGCTTACGCCGTAA
- a CDS encoding ABC transporter substrate-binding protein, which translates to MRLLALTLTLLAAAPAHAQDKLTIILDWFVNPNHGPIVIAQERGLFAEQGLEVEVIAPADPSAPPKMVAAGQADLAVSYQPQLHLQVAEGLPLIRVGTLVASPLNCLLVLDSSPIKSVAELKGAKIGFSVAGVEEALLAAIFQRHGFGLDDVEMINVNWSLGPSVMSGQVDAVLGAYRNFELNQMDIEGAPGRCFFVEEEGVPPYDELIYVANADTRNDDAILRFLRATEVATQFIVNHPDESWEIFKSTSEELDDELNKRAWADTLPRFALRPSAVDSARYSGFEAFLATAGLIDTVRPVSELAVDLGAE; encoded by the coding sequence ATGAGACTACTCGCCCTGACACTGACCCTGCTGGCCGCCGCACCGGCCCACGCACAGGACAAGCTGACCATCATTCTGGACTGGTTCGTGAACCCCAACCACGGCCCCATCGTAATCGCGCAGGAACGCGGCCTGTTCGCCGAACAGGGGCTCGAAGTCGAGGTTATCGCCCCCGCCGATCCCTCTGCCCCGCCCAAAATGGTCGCCGCCGGGCAGGCCGATCTGGCCGTCTCTTATCAGCCGCAGTTGCATTTGCAGGTCGCCGAAGGCCTGCCCCTGATCCGCGTCGGCACACTGGTTGCCAGCCCGCTGAACTGCCTGCTCGTACTCGACAGCAGCCCAATCAAATCGGTCGCCGAACTAAAAGGCGCCAAGATCGGCTTCTCCGTCGCCGGCGTCGAAGAGGCACTTCTGGCTGCGATCTTCCAGCGCCACGGTTTCGGGCTGGACGATGTCGAGATGATCAATGTCAATTGGTCGCTTGGGCCGTCCGTGATGTCCGGTCAGGTCGATGCTGTGCTCGGGGCCTACCGTAACTTCGAACTGAACCAGATGGACATCGAAGGCGCGCCGGGTCGTTGCTTCTTTGTCGAAGAAGAAGGCGTGCCACCCTATGACGAGCTGATCTATGTCGCCAATGCGGACACCCGCAACGACGACGCAATCCTGCGCTTCCTGCGCGCCACCGAAGTGGCGACGCAATTCATCGTCAACCACCCCGACGAGAGCTGGGAAATCTTCAAATCCACGTCCGAGGAACTGGACGACGAGCTGAACAAACGCGCATGGGCCGACACTCTGCCGCGCTTTGCCCTGCGCCCCTCGGCTGTCGATTCCGCGCGCTACTCCGGGTTCGAGGCATTCCTTGCCACTGCCGGCTTGATCGACACCGTGCGCCCCGTCTCGGAACTGGCTGTCGACCTAGGTGCAGAATGA